A genomic window from Brassica oleracea var. oleracea cultivar TO1000 chromosome C8, BOL, whole genome shotgun sequence includes:
- the LOC106312116 gene encoding probable H/ACA ribonucleoprotein complex subunit 1, whose protein sequence is MATLNPFDLLDDDAEDPSQLAAAKPLKVEKAAPAQPAKLPSKPLPPSQAVREGKNGPGGGSGGRARSGGFNRNNDAPANENGYGGGYRRSEEGDGGRRGGSVGGYRGRSGRRGGYNNGESGDFERPRRNYDRQSGAAHGNEFKRDGAGRGNWGTTEDEIPPVTEESATVVEKDLAVEKEGEATDANKETPVEAQAEKEPEDTEMTLEEYEKVLEEKRKALQATKVEERKVDTKVFEAMQQLSSKKSNNDEVFIKLGTEKDKRPVEREEKTKKSLSINEFLKPANGESYRGGYRGGRASRGPREGADRGGRGPREGADRGGRGPRGDDRGGRGPRRDNGGGEQKAAAPKFVAPAPKIEDAAQFPTLGK, encoded by the exons ATGGCGACTTTGAACCCTTTCGATCTGTTGGACGATGACGCAGAGGATCCTAGCCAGCTCGCTGCGGCTAAGCCATTGAAGGTAGAGAAAGCGGCTCCAGCTCAGCCTGCTAAGTTGCCTTCTAAGCCGCTTCCTCCTTCTCAAGCCG TGAGGGAGGGAAAGAACGGTCCTGGTGGAGGTAGCGGTGGCCGTGCTAGGAGTGGTGGATTCAACAGGAACAATGATGCTCCTGCTAATGAGAACGGATATGGTGGAGGCTACAGACGCTCTGAAGAAGGAGATGGAGGTAGACGCGGTGGGTCTGTTGGTGGATACCGTGGTCGTAGTGGTCGCCGTGGAGGATACAACAATGGAGAGTCTGGCGACTTTGAACGCCCACGTAGGAACTATGACCGCCAGAGTGGAGCAGCTCACGG GAATGAGTTTAAACGTGATGGAGCTGGCCGTGGCAACTGGGGAACCACTGAGGATGAGATTCCTCC GGTGACTGAAGAATCCGCAACAGTGGTGGAGAAGGATTTGGCTGTTGAGAAGGAAGGTGAAGCAACTGATGCTAACAAAGAGACACCTGTTGAAGCTCAAGCAGAGAAAGAGCCAGAGGACACG GAGATGACTCTGGAGGAGTATGAGAAAGTCTTGGAGGAAAAGAGGAAAGCTCTGCAGGCCACCAAGGTTGAAGAGAGGAAGGTTGACACCAAAGTGTTTGAGGCCATGCAACAGCTCTCAAGCAAAAAGAGCAACAACGATGAGGTTTTCATCAAACTG GGAACAGAGAAGGACAAGCGCCCAGTTGAGAGAGAAGAGAAGACCAAGAAG TCGTTGAGCATCAATGAGTTTTTGAAACCTGCCAATGGCGAGAGTTACAGAGGTGGTTACCGTGGCGGAAGAGCAAGCCGTGGACCAAGAGAGGGAGCTGACAGAGGAGGTCGTGGACCGAGAGAGGGAGCCGACAGAGGAGGTCGTGGACCAAGAGGAGACGACAGAGGTGGTCGGGGACCAAGAAGAGACAACGGAGGAGGAGAGCAGAAGGCTGCTGCACCAAAATTTGTGGCTCCTGCACCAAAGATTGAAGACGCAGCACAGTTCCCTACTCTGGGCAAGTAA
- the LOC106312118 gene encoding ras-related protein RABD2c: protein MNPEYDYLFKLLLIGDSGVGKSCLLLRFADDSYLDSYISTIGVDFKIRTVEQDGKTIKLQIWDTAGQERFRTITSSYYRGAHGIIVTYDVTDQESFNNVKQWLNEIDRYASENVNKLLVGNKCDLTSQKVVSTETAKAFADELGIPFLETSAKNATNVEEAFMAMTAAIKTRMASQPAGGSKPSTVQIRGQPVNQQSGCCSS, encoded by the exons ATGAATCCTGAATA TGACTATCTGTTCAAGCTTCTGCTCATTGGTGATTCTGGTGTTGGCAAATCATGCTTGCTTCTTAGGTTTGCT GATGATTCCTACCTGGATAGCTACATCAGCACCATTGGTGTTGACTTT AAAATCCGCACTGTTGAACAAGATGGAAAGACCATCAAACTCCAGATT TGGGATACGGCAGGTCAAGAGCGTTTCCGAACCATCACTAGCAGTTACTACAGAGGAGCTCATGGCATCATT GTGACTTATGATGTAACAGACCAAGAAAGCTTCAACAATGTCAAGCAATGGCTAAATGAAATCGACCGCTACGCTAGTGAGAATGTGAACAAGCTACTGGTTGGGAACAAGTGTGATCTCACTTCACAGAAAGTTGTCTCCACCGAAACTGCCAAG GCTTTCGCAGATGAACTTGGGATCCCATTCCTGGAAACGAGTGCCAAGAATGCTACCAATGTCGAAGAAGCTTTCATGGCCATGACTGCCGCAATCAAGACAAG AATGGCGAGTCAACCTGCAGGAGGATCCAAGCCATCAACGGTCCAGATCCGAGGACAACCAGTAAACCAACAGTCAGGCTGCTGCTCTTCTTAA
- the LOC106312743 gene encoding putative glycerol-3-phosphate transporter 4 isoform X2 has product MAMGSKRKTPPGILLLRRVRGRNWSPKTFRYAILLITFIAYACYHASRKPSSIVKSVLHPEPSTKPPQQEHINMRPWPLGNVFVKEEETDVLLRRGSANKGWEPFNGKGGTSRLGEIDVAFLACYSIGMYVAGHLGDSLDLRLFLTWGMIGSGFFVGLFGMGYFWNIHAFWFFLVMQMAAGLFQATGWPSVVAVVGNWFGKRKRGLIMGIWNAHTSVGNICGSLIAAGVLQYGWGWSFIAPGLVMSLGGVLVYLFLAAYPEDVGFPDINSNSGKFIKRRRDIEEEEEVEEVDVEDEGESSGSGQGYENKRSVGLLQACMIPGVIPFAMCLFFSKLVAYTFLYWLPFYLSQTTIGGEYMSVKTAGNLSTLFDVGGIVGGILAGYISDKFKARATTAATFMYAAIPAMLVYHSYGGVSQTVNVVLMMVAGLFVNGPYALITTAVSADLGTHKSLQGDSRALATVTAIIDGTGSAGAALGPLLTGFLSTLGWEAVFYMLVVGALCAGLLLTRLVIAEIREKLGYVDEVPACEPLLNERR; this is encoded by the exons ATGGCGATGGGCTCGAAGAGGAAGACACCGCCTGGGATTCTACTTCTGAGGAGAGTCAGAGGAAGAAACTGGAGCCCGAAGACGTTCCGTTACGCGATTCTATTGATCACTTTCATCGCCTACGCTTGTTACCACGCTTCTCGGAAACCAAGCAGCATAGTAAAAAGCGTTTTACACCCCGAGCCAAGCACCAAGCCACCGCAACAAGAACACATCAACATGCGTCCTTGGCCTTTGGGTAACGTGTTCGTGAAGGAAGAAGAAACCGATGTTCTGTTGCGTCGCGGCTCTGCTAATAAAGGATGGGAGCCGTTTAACGGGAAAGGTGGCACGTCGAGGCTGGGAGAGATCGACGTGGCGTTTCTCGCTTGTTACTCGATAGGAATGTATGTCGCTGGGCATTTGGGTGATAGTTTGGATCTGAGGCTGTTTCTGACTTGGGGAATGATTGGGAGTGGGTTCTTCGTGGGGCTGTTTGGGATGGGTTACTTCTGGAACATTCACGCGTTTTGGTTCTTTCTTGTGATGCAAATGGCGGCTGGGTTGTTTCAGGCGACGGGCTGGCCGTCTGTTGTGGCTGTGGTCGGGAACTGGTTCGGGAAGAGGAAGAGAGGGCTTATAATGGGGATTTGGAATGCTCATACTTCCGTTGGGAACATTTGTGGTTCCTTGATAGCTGCTGGTGTTCTTCAGTACGGTTGGGGTTGGTCGTTTATAGCTCCTGGTTTGGTTATGTCTTTAGGAGGTGTTCTTGTTTACTTGTTCTTGGCTGCGTATCCTGAGGATGTTGGGTTTCCGGATATCAATTCTAACTCCGGTAAGTTCATTAAGAGGCGCCGCGACATCGAAGAAGAAGAAGAGGTAGAAGAAGTAGATGTGGAAGACGAAGGGGAGAGTTCAGGGTCAGGACAAGGGTATGAGAATAAAAGAAGTGTTGGTCTTTTGCAAGCTTGTATGATTCCTGGTGTGATACCATTTGCGATGTGTCTCTTCTTCTCGAAGCTTGTTGCGTACACGTTTTTGTACTGGTTACCGTTTTATCTGAGCCAAACAA CTATTGGTGGAGAGTATATGTCTGTGAAGACAGCAGGAAACCTCTCGACGCTTTTCGACGTCGGAGGCATTGTAGGAGGGATTCTCGCTGGTTACATTTCAGACAAGTTCAAAGCGAGAGCGACGACTGCAGCAACGTTCATGTACGCTGCGATTCCCGCGATGCTCGTGTACCATTCCTATGGAGGTGTCTCTCAGACGGTCAACGTGGTTCTCATGATGGTTGCTGGTTTGTTTGTCAATGGACCTTACGCACTCATCACAACCGCGGTCTCCGCTGATCTCGGAACGCACAAGTCTCTACAAGGGGATTCGAGAGCGCTTGCGACCGTGACTGCTATTATCGATGGGACTGGTTCTGCTGGTGCGGCTTTGGGACCTCTTCTGACAGGGTTTCTTTCGACGTTGGGTTGGGAGGCTGTGTTCTATATGTTGGTCGTTGGGGCTCTTTGTGCTGGGTTGCTTTTGACCCGTTTGGTTATTGCTGAGATTAGAGAGAAACTTGGATATGTTGATGAAG TTCCTGCGTGTGAACCACTCTTAAACGAGAGAAGATGA
- the LOC106312743 gene encoding putative glycerol-3-phosphate transporter 4 isoform X1, translated as MAMGSKRKTPPGILLLRRVRGRNWSPKTFRYAILLITFIAYACYHASRKPSSIVKSVLHPEPSTKPPQQEHINMRPWPLGNVFVKEEETDVLLRRGSANKGWEPFNGKGGTSRLGEIDVAFLACYSIGMYVAGHLGDSLDLRLFLTWGMIGSGFFVGLFGMGYFWNIHAFWFFLVMQMAAGLFQATGWPSVVAVVGNWFGKRKRGLIMGIWNAHTSVGNICGSLIAAGVLQYGWGWSFIAPGLVMSLGGVLVYLFLAAYPEDVGFPDINSNSGKFIKRRRDIEEEEEVEEVDVEDEGESSGSGQGYENKRSVGLLQACMIPGVIPFAMCLFFSKLVAYTFLYWLPFYLSQTTIGGEYMSVKTAGNLSTLFDVGGIVGGILAGYISDKFKARATTAATFMYAAIPAMLVYHSYGGVSQTVNVVLMMVAGLFVNGPYALITTAVSADLGTHKSLQGDSRALATVTAIIDGTGSAGAALGPLLTGFLSTLGWEAVFYMLVVGALCAGLLLTRLVIAEIREKLGYVDEGNAHQIIYCVFEETLMI; from the exons ATGGCGATGGGCTCGAAGAGGAAGACACCGCCTGGGATTCTACTTCTGAGGAGAGTCAGAGGAAGAAACTGGAGCCCGAAGACGTTCCGTTACGCGATTCTATTGATCACTTTCATCGCCTACGCTTGTTACCACGCTTCTCGGAAACCAAGCAGCATAGTAAAAAGCGTTTTACACCCCGAGCCAAGCACCAAGCCACCGCAACAAGAACACATCAACATGCGTCCTTGGCCTTTGGGTAACGTGTTCGTGAAGGAAGAAGAAACCGATGTTCTGTTGCGTCGCGGCTCTGCTAATAAAGGATGGGAGCCGTTTAACGGGAAAGGTGGCACGTCGAGGCTGGGAGAGATCGACGTGGCGTTTCTCGCTTGTTACTCGATAGGAATGTATGTCGCTGGGCATTTGGGTGATAGTTTGGATCTGAGGCTGTTTCTGACTTGGGGAATGATTGGGAGTGGGTTCTTCGTGGGGCTGTTTGGGATGGGTTACTTCTGGAACATTCACGCGTTTTGGTTCTTTCTTGTGATGCAAATGGCGGCTGGGTTGTTTCAGGCGACGGGCTGGCCGTCTGTTGTGGCTGTGGTCGGGAACTGGTTCGGGAAGAGGAAGAGAGGGCTTATAATGGGGATTTGGAATGCTCATACTTCCGTTGGGAACATTTGTGGTTCCTTGATAGCTGCTGGTGTTCTTCAGTACGGTTGGGGTTGGTCGTTTATAGCTCCTGGTTTGGTTATGTCTTTAGGAGGTGTTCTTGTTTACTTGTTCTTGGCTGCGTATCCTGAGGATGTTGGGTTTCCGGATATCAATTCTAACTCCGGTAAGTTCATTAAGAGGCGCCGCGACATCGAAGAAGAAGAAGAGGTAGAAGAAGTAGATGTGGAAGACGAAGGGGAGAGTTCAGGGTCAGGACAAGGGTATGAGAATAAAAGAAGTGTTGGTCTTTTGCAAGCTTGTATGATTCCTGGTGTGATACCATTTGCGATGTGTCTCTTCTTCTCGAAGCTTGTTGCGTACACGTTTTTGTACTGGTTACCGTTTTATCTGAGCCAAACAA CTATTGGTGGAGAGTATATGTCTGTGAAGACAGCAGGAAACCTCTCGACGCTTTTCGACGTCGGAGGCATTGTAGGAGGGATTCTCGCTGGTTACATTTCAGACAAGTTCAAAGCGAGAGCGACGACTGCAGCAACGTTCATGTACGCTGCGATTCCCGCGATGCTCGTGTACCATTCCTATGGAGGTGTCTCTCAGACGGTCAACGTGGTTCTCATGATGGTTGCTGGTTTGTTTGTCAATGGACCTTACGCACTCATCACAACCGCGGTCTCCGCTGATCTCGGAACGCACAAGTCTCTACAAGGGGATTCGAGAGCGCTTGCGACCGTGACTGCTATTATCGATGGGACTGGTTCTGCTGGTGCGGCTTTGGGACCTCTTCTGACAGGGTTTCTTTCGACGTTGGGTTGGGAGGCTGTGTTCTATATGTTGGTCGTTGGGGCTCTTTGTGCTGGGTTGCTTTTGACCCGTTTGGTTATTGCTGAGATTAGAGAGAAACTTGGATATGTTGATGAAGGTAATGCGCACCAAATCATTTATTGTGTGTTTGAAGAAACGTTGATGATCTGA
- the LOC106308015 gene encoding 50S ribosomal protein L19-1, chloroplastic codes for MATSSHLFPQALHMIPRNPTQPSKKLGFSSFQSCAPSMNPRLTVSRVSLNHSVSKSGFSLDAKARREVLVRAEGEGEGEAVDANADTEGNVEDVVEAGEVKAPKKTRVKLGDVMGILNQKAIEVSEKLRPVPEIRTGDIVEIKLEVPENRRRLSIYKGIVMSRQNAGIHTTIRIRRIIAGIGVEIVFPIYSPNIKEIKVVSHRKVRRARLYYLRDKLPRLSTFK; via the exons ATGGCGACAAGCTCTCATCTCTTTCCTCAG GCATTGCATATGATTCCGAGAAACCCTACGCAGCCATCGAAGAAACTAGGGTTTTCATCGTTTCAATCATGCGCACCTTCGATGAATCCTCGTCTAACGGTTTCAAGGGTTTCTCTGAACCACTCCGTCTCGAAATCTGGCTTCTCACTCGATGCTAAGGCGAGACGAGAGGTTCTCGTTAGAGCAGAAGGTGAAGGTGAAGGTGAAGCTGTTGATGCTAACGCTGATACGGAGGGTAATGTAGAAGATGTAGTCGAAGCTGGTGAAGTCAAAGCTCCAAAAAAAACGAGAGTCAAGCTCGGAGACGTAATGGGG ATACTGAACCAGAAAGCAATTGAGGTATCAGAGAAACTGAGACCTGTTCCTGAAATCAGGACCGGAGATATTGTAGAGATCAAACTG GAAGTTCCTGAGAACAGACGTAGGTTGTCTATCTACAAAGGCATAGTCATGTCTAGACAAAACGCTGGCATCCACACTACCATTCGTATTCGCAGGATTATTGCTGGTATTGGCGTTGAAATCGTGTTTCCTAT ATACTCTCCCAACATCAAAGAGATAAAAGTTGTGAGTCACAGAAAAGTGAGAAGAGCAAGGCTTTACTACCTCAGGGACAAGCTTCCCCGTCTCTCCACTTTCAAGTGA
- the LOC106312624 gene encoding GATA transcription factor 26-like has translation MGKQGPCYHCGVTSTPLWRNGPPEKPVLCNACGSRWRTKGTLVNYAPLHARADGEENQDHQRYQRMKSISLSNKNTETNMLKRRAIQESLPNKRQVLEFNYGLKKAMIEEDASNRSSSGSAISNTESCAQFSSAGDGSELNAWETTVPCKRRTCVGRPKTSSSVEKLTKDLYNILQEQQQSSVSSEGEDLLFESMFSAEIGHGSVLMMDPPHSFAREEESESSSLSSISDAYSHSVKRAEIGAVRGSEFVGQAIKQEQLKRTKSQTGRVHVLGSHSSPLCSIDLKDVFNFDEFTEQFTEEEQKKLMKLLPQIDSVNLADSLRMMFESAQFKENFSLFQQLIVDGVFEMPSSSGAKLEDIRAFKKLALSDFNKSRLVESYNHLKEREKGTGDSVTTTTSRSSLNPNVPKTIVTIKKHCENQTQLKSESRGLMRSPKSVTKMKASDESKVLTENNGSCFSPRSLASVFAQESGGITLFGNENNCSSDQDLLLMDLPSNGSFPQAELLHQL, from the exons ATGGGGAAGCAAGGACCTTGCTATCACTGTGGAGTTACAA GCACACCTCTGTGGCGAAACGGGCCACCGGAGAAGCCAGTTTTGTGCAATGCATGTGGATCGCGTTGGAGAACAAAGGGAACACTTGTGAACTACGCACCACTTCACGCCCGTGCTGATGGTGAAGAGAACCAAGATCATCAGAGGTATCAAAGAATGAAGAGCATCTCTTTAAGTAACAAGAACACAGAAACCAATATGCTCAAGAGGAGAGCAATTCAAGAAAGCCTCCCCAATAAAAGACAGGTCTTAGAATTCAATTATGGTCTGAAAAAGGCCATGATAGAGGAGGATGCTAGTAACAGATCAAGCTCTGGTTCGGCTATATCAAACACCGAGAGTTGCGCACAGTTTAGCAGTGCAGGAGATGGGAGTGAGTTAAATGCTTGGGAGACGACTGTTCCTTGCAAGAGGAGGACGTGTGTGGGACGTCCAAAGACATCATCTTCTGTTGAGAAGCTCACGAAGGACCTTTACAATATTCTACAAGAGCAGCAGCAATCGTCAGTTTCATCAGAGGGAGAAGATCTTCTTTTTGAGTCAATGTTCTCTGCTGAGATTGGACATGGGAGTGTTCTCATGATGGATCCTCCTCACTCGTTTGCTCGGGAAGAGGAGTCTGAATCCAGCTCACTCTCATCCATCAGTGATGCATACTCACATTCCGTGAAGCGTGCTGAGATTGGAGCAGTGAGAGGTTCAGAGTTTGTTGGACAAGCAATAAAGCAAGAGCAGCTCAAGAGGACCAAGTCTCAAACTGGAAGAGTGCATGTCCTTGGGAGCCATAGTTCACCACTCTGTAGTATAGACCTGAAG GATGTTTTCAACTTTGATGAGTTCACAGAACAATTCACAGAGGAAGAACAGAAGAAGCTGATGAAACTACTTCCTCAGATTGACTCTGTTAACCTTGCTGATAG CCTCAGAATGATGTTTGAAAGTGCTCAGTTCAAAGAGAACTTCTCTTTGTTTCAGCAACTTATTGTAGATGGTGTCTTTGAGATGCCTTCTTCCTCTGGAGCAAAGCTAGAAGACATAAGGGCTTTTAAGAAGCTTGCATTGTCTGATTTTAACAAATCTCGTTTGGTGGAAAGCTATAACCACCTTAAG GAACGTGAAAAAGGGACCGGAGATTCTGTTACTACAACAACTTCAAGAAGCTCATTAAACCCAAATGTACCTAAAACTATTGTGACCATTAAGAAGCATTGTGAAAACCAAACTCAATTAAAGTCAG AGTCGAGAGGGCTTATGAGGAGTCCTAAAAGTGTGACGAAGATGAAAGCAAGCGATGAAAGCAAAGTTCTGACAGAGAACAACGGTTCTTGCTTCAGCCCAAGAAGTTTAGCTTCTGTGTTTGCGCAAGAGAGTGGTGGTATTACATTGTTTGGCAATGAAAATAACTGCAGTTCTGATCAAGATCTGCTTCTTATGGACTTGCCATCAAATGGGTCGTTTCCTCAAGCGGAGCTGCTTCACCAACTATGA